A DNA window from Thermococcus sp. 18S1 contains the following coding sequences:
- a CDS encoding ATP/GTP-binding protein, translated as GVKLMENMPYPLVIYLFDPTILRKPHDYCFVKFFTLMIDLRLGTTTIPGLNKVDLLENLTEIKKYLEDVEYLSTHLNLETSMQALLAYKLCKILPEVSSPVRVLYLSAKRREGFDDLETVAYEHYCTCGDLT; from the coding sequence GGGGTTAAGTTAATGGAAAACATGCCTTATCCACTTGTCATTTATCTTTTTGACCCAACAATACTCCGGAAGCCTCACGACTACTGTTTTGTTAAATTCTTCACCTTGATGATAGATCTCCGACTTGGCACCACAACAATACCAGGGCTTAACAAAGTGGATCTACTTGAAAATTTAACAGAAATTAAAAAGTATCTAGAAGATGTTGAGTATCTCTCGACTCATCTAAACCTTGAAACGTCCATGCAAGCACTTTTAGCATACAAATTGTGTAAGATTTTACCTGAAGTATCTTCTCCTGTTAGAGTCCTATACCTCTCAGCAAAAAGGAGAGAAGGGTTTGATGATCTGGAGACAGTAGCTTATGAGCATTATTGCACCTGTGGAGACTTAACCTGA